The Solanum dulcamara chromosome 2, daSolDulc1.2, whole genome shotgun sequence region TGTTGAACTGTGTGACTAGTTCATCTAAACTCTTAAGCTGTTAGCGAGATAGCACACATTTATAATTTACTAGCTAATATTATGTTTCAACGCGCCCCCTTCACTTGTTGAAATACTTTTTTGCTTTTGATTTGAAATTGTTATCGTATTGAATTGTGTTACGGTCTCAttaagcttttagatgagaGGGTCACGGAGTTTTCATCAAATTAATACTTTTTTCTGCATTTTATGTACCTAAGGGATGTGATGCATCTGTGCTATTGGATGGACCAAATTCAGAAAAGGAAAGCATAGCGAACAAGAACAGTTTGCGAGGTTTTGAGGTGATCGATGCAGCTAAGAAGCAGCTCGAGGCTACATGTCCAGGAACTGTCTCGTGTGCAGACATTCTTGCCTTTGCAGCTCGCGACAGTTCCTACAAAGTTGGAAAAATAAACTATAATGTCCAAGCAGGACGTCGTGATGGACATGTTTCCATCAAAGACGAGGCCTTATCCAATCTCCCCTCTCCATTTGTCGGTGTCAAGGAACTAATCAAGGGTTTTGCAAGAAAAGGGATGTCAGTTGATGAAATGGTAACACTCTCTGGTGCACATTCTATTGGTATTGCTCATTGTGCTGTTTTCGCGAATCGTCTATACCCTCAGAACAAGCAACAAAATCTTCCAATTGATCGCGAATATGAAAGGACGTTGAAGTCTATTTGTCCACCAGAAGCACTTACAAATGGAACAGGAGTAGCTAATCCTACTACTTTTGATGTTATAACACCAAACAAATTGGATAACAAATACTACATGGACTTAAAGAGTAAGAAGGGACTTTTAGTTTCTGATCAAACATTGATGAGTAATCCTAAAACTGCGAAAATGGTGAACTTTAACGCGAAATATGGACGCGTGTGGGGTAAGAAATTCGGAGATGCAATGGTGCATATGGGAACTTTAGACGTCCTTACAGGGTGGAAGGGTGAGATCAGGAAGAACTGTCATTTCGTGAACTAGTCATTTTTTTTCGCCTTTTGAGTTTTGTAAAACTCCATTTTCGACTACTATTTCAGCTTTGTTGTAGACATCTTATTCGAGTGAGGATG contains the following coding sequences:
- the LOC129878827 gene encoding peroxidase 5-like → MVSKGFNCSVIVLVSCLILSLSGLSLAKRQPSCPLEVGYYRHTCPSAEDIVRNVVYNAISRNAGIAAGLIRLHFHDCFVRGCDASVLLDGPNSEKESIANKNSLRGFEVIDAAKKQLEATCPGTVSCADILAFAARDSSYKVGKINYNVQAGRRDGHVSIKDEALSNLPSPFVGVKELIKGFARKGMSVDEMVTLSGAHSIGIAHCAVFANRLYPQNKQQNLPIDREYERTLKSICPPEALTNGTGVANPTTFDVITPNKLDNKYYMDLKSKKGLLVSDQTLMSNPKTAKMVNFNAKYGRVWGKKFGDAMVHMGTLDVLTGWKGEIRKNCHFVN